One stretch of Microbacterium terrae DNA includes these proteins:
- a CDS encoding MFS transporter, whose product MTRPLRDDAPTAPGSIPRVRAAVTAAYAAQGLGYAVIVTSLPALKERQGVDDTIVTIIVLGVAIAAAAGSVLANTLAVRFGSRVALVAGLALQGIALPLIALPTPFALFIAAFALFGVGLGCVDAAVAMQGVAVQRLWGKPLLGGFFAALTAAAIAGALLVSAVTLTATAAGIALATAGVIALGVAGVGIRLFARDPLVDPTVEASPRGPLPRAGIWAFGFVILAVFVADSAVSTWSTVYLHDDLGALAWVAPLGYAAYQAAVLLTRLATDRLQVALGRARLVAIAAVISAVGCAVVALLPAPAAAVVGFALAGIATGVLVPVTFGASGDLEPARSDQVIARVNLFNYAGAILGAVVVGVLADGPGIGPAFLLPAVALLAVLFVVPRFRVTVASSAKAASEAR is encoded by the coding sequence ATGACACGACCCCTGCGCGACGACGCGCCCACCGCACCCGGCTCCATCCCCCGCGTCCGCGCTGCGGTGACCGCGGCCTACGCCGCGCAGGGACTCGGCTACGCCGTCATCGTGACGTCGCTGCCGGCGCTCAAGGAGCGCCAGGGCGTCGACGACACGATCGTCACGATCATCGTGCTCGGCGTCGCGATCGCCGCCGCGGCGGGCTCCGTCCTCGCGAACACGCTGGCGGTGCGCTTCGGCAGCCGGGTCGCACTCGTCGCAGGTCTGGCGCTGCAGGGCATCGCCCTTCCCCTCATCGCGCTGCCGACACCGTTCGCGCTCTTCATCGCGGCCTTCGCGCTGTTCGGCGTCGGCCTCGGCTGCGTCGACGCCGCGGTCGCGATGCAGGGCGTCGCCGTGCAGCGCCTGTGGGGCAAGCCGCTCCTGGGCGGGTTCTTCGCCGCACTCACCGCCGCGGCCATCGCCGGGGCGCTCCTCGTGTCGGCAGTCACGCTGACCGCCACGGCCGCGGGGATCGCGCTGGCAACGGCCGGGGTGATCGCGCTCGGCGTCGCCGGCGTCGGCATCCGTCTCTTCGCACGCGATCCGCTCGTCGACCCGACAGTGGAGGCATCGCCGCGCGGACCGCTCCCCCGCGCCGGCATCTGGGCCTTCGGGTTCGTGATCCTCGCCGTGTTCGTGGCGGACTCGGCGGTGAGCACGTGGAGCACGGTGTACCTCCACGACGACCTCGGCGCGCTCGCGTGGGTCGCACCGCTCGGCTACGCCGCCTACCAGGCGGCGGTGCTGCTGACCCGGCTCGCGACCGACCGCCTGCAGGTCGCGCTCGGGCGCGCGCGGCTGGTCGCGATCGCGGCGGTGATCTCGGCAGTCGGATGCGCCGTGGTCGCACTCCTCCCCGCTCCGGCCGCCGCCGTCGTCGGGTTCGCCCTCGCCGGCATCGCGACGGGCGTGCTGGTGCCGGTCACCTTCGGCGCCTCCGGCGACCTCGAGCCGGCGCGCAGCGACCAGGTGATCGCACGCGTCAACCTCTTCAACTACGCCGGCGCCATCCTCGGCGCGGTCGTGGTGGGGGTCCTCGCCGACGGTCCGGGCATCGGCCCCGCGTTCCTCCTGCCGGCCGTCGCGCTGCTGGCGGTGCTGTTCGTGGTGCCGCGGTTCCGCGTCACCGTCGCGTCGTCGGCGAAGGCGGCATCCGAGGCTCGCTAG
- a CDS encoding succinate dehydrogenase iron-sulfur subunit, with the protein MATLVAVDAPAEVDQTPAAENANDTGIQSFLVTFIIRRFDPEVDEEPRWVDYDVELYSTDRVLDALHKIKWEVDGSLTFRRSCAHGICGSDAMRINGRNRLACKTLIKDLDISQPIYVEAIKGLPLEKDLVVDMEPFFASFREVQPFLISNSTPEKGKERVQSIVDREVFDDTTKCILCAACTSSCPVFWTDGQYFGPAAIVNAHRFIFDSRDDAADVRLDILNDKEGVWRCRTTFNCSEACPRGIEVTKAIAEVKQAVLRGRP; encoded by the coding sequence ATGGCGACCCTCGTCGCAGTTGACGCACCGGCCGAGGTCGACCAGACCCCGGCCGCCGAGAACGCGAACGACACCGGCATCCAGTCGTTCCTCGTCACCTTCATCATCCGCCGGTTCGACCCGGAGGTCGACGAGGAGCCGCGCTGGGTGGACTACGACGTCGAGCTGTACTCGACCGACCGCGTGCTCGACGCCCTCCACAAGATCAAGTGGGAGGTCGACGGCTCGCTCACCTTCCGCCGGTCGTGCGCGCACGGCATCTGCGGCTCCGACGCGATGCGCATCAACGGGCGCAACCGCCTCGCCTGCAAGACCCTCATCAAGGACCTCGACATCTCGCAGCCGATCTATGTCGAGGCGATCAAGGGTCTGCCGCTCGAGAAGGACCTCGTCGTCGACATGGAGCCGTTCTTCGCGTCGTTCCGCGAGGTGCAGCCGTTCCTGATCTCGAACTCCACGCCTGAGAAGGGCAAGGAGCGCGTGCAGTCGATCGTCGACCGCGAGGTGTTCGACGACACCACCAAGTGCATCCTGTGCGCCGCCTGCACCTCGTCGTGCCCCGTGTTCTGGACGGACGGCCAGTACTTCGGACCGGCAGCGATCGTGAACGCCCACCGCTTCATCTTCGACTCGCGCGACGATGCGGCCGATGTGCGCCTCGACATCCTCAACGACAAAGAGGGCGTGTGGCGCTGCCGCACCACCTTCAACTGCTCGGAGGCGTGCCCCCGCGGCATCGAGGTGACCAAGGCGATCGCCGAGGTCAAGCAGGCAGTGCTGCGCGGACGCCCGTAG
- a CDS encoding exodeoxyribonuclease III — protein MSRSIRIASVNVNGIRAAVRKGMIEWLDHADVDIMALQEVRATLDELRIALPGWEIVNDEALAKGRAGVAIASRTPATAVRRVIGPEPGDDVDRTEWAGRWIEADFEVDGERVTVVSAYVHTGEAATPRQDAKWAFLDALEARLPVLAADGALALVMGDLNVGHRELDIRNWKGNVKKSGFLPRERAYFDRYFGDAGTDVVGVDGSSGPGLGWVDIGRRFHGDVDGPYTWWSMRGRAFDNDTGWRIDYHLASPALAARVTDYSVLRAPSWDTRWSDHAPVIADYTIGD, from the coding sequence GTGTCTCGCAGCATCCGCATCGCCTCTGTCAACGTCAACGGCATCCGCGCCGCCGTCCGCAAGGGCATGATCGAGTGGCTCGATCATGCCGACGTCGACATCATGGCCTTGCAGGAGGTGCGAGCGACGCTCGACGAGCTGCGGATCGCGCTGCCCGGGTGGGAGATCGTCAACGACGAAGCCCTCGCCAAGGGCCGCGCCGGCGTCGCTATCGCGAGCCGGACGCCTGCCACCGCGGTGCGCCGCGTGATCGGGCCCGAGCCGGGCGACGACGTCGACCGCACCGAGTGGGCGGGGCGCTGGATCGAAGCCGACTTCGAGGTCGACGGCGAACGGGTCACTGTCGTGAGCGCGTACGTGCACACCGGCGAAGCGGCGACGCCGCGCCAGGATGCCAAGTGGGCGTTCCTCGACGCGCTCGAGGCGCGCCTCCCGGTGCTCGCCGCCGACGGGGCGCTGGCGCTGGTGATGGGCGACCTCAACGTCGGGCACCGCGAGCTCGACATCCGCAATTGGAAGGGCAACGTCAAGAAGTCCGGATTCCTCCCGCGCGAGCGGGCGTACTTCGACCGCTACTTCGGCGATGCGGGCACCGATGTCGTGGGCGTCGACGGCTCGTCGGGCCCCGGACTCGGGTGGGTCGACATCGGCCGCCGCTTCCACGGCGACGTCGACGGGCCGTACACCTGGTGGTCGATGCGCGGGCGCGCGTTCGACAACGACACCGGCTGGCGCATCGACTACCACCTCGCCTCGCCCGCGCTGGCCGCGCGCGTGACCGACTACTCCGTGCTGCGGGCCCCCTCGTGGGACACCCGGTGGAGCGACCACGCCCCCGTGATCGCCGACTACACGATCGGCGACTGA
- a CDS encoding YihY/virulence factor BrkB family protein — translation MSRTDHRDARVSADAAQREEESLRARWEATQESLRERFDEPISRATRLTQKTLAWFPVRVWRRFLQRNGFLLAAGVSYQALFATFAAIYVAFAIAGLWLGGSEEAITGLINLINSYIPGLIAAEGGLFTPDQVTEIATSSAGVLGITGAIALGTLIWTAIGFVTFARRAVRDIFGLPPDLRSYVYLKARDFLGAIFFALALVLGFAATSIGTWALHFIFGLFGWNDASGWYVGATRVGTIVISLAIFSAALGGLIRFLTGTKLPWRRIVPGAVLGGAAITVLQLFTGWLFVYTPTNALLATFAIFVGLLLWFRIIGIIMLVAAAWVAVSADDEDIPLLPQTEAERLAAEHAALLVAAQVRLRTAQEAATSAPWHRQWMAARAVREAAAELSEVEAATPPDRPKGSSLFE, via the coding sequence GTGAGCCGCACCGACCACCGAGACGCCCGCGTGTCGGCCGACGCCGCCCAGCGCGAAGAGGAGTCGCTGCGCGCCCGGTGGGAGGCCACCCAGGAATCGCTGCGCGAACGCTTCGACGAGCCGATCAGCCGCGCCACGCGCCTCACCCAGAAGACGCTCGCCTGGTTCCCCGTGCGCGTGTGGCGGCGGTTCCTGCAGCGCAACGGCTTCCTCCTCGCTGCCGGGGTGAGCTACCAGGCGCTGTTCGCCACGTTCGCCGCGATCTACGTGGCCTTCGCGATCGCCGGGCTGTGGCTCGGCGGCAGCGAGGAGGCGATCACCGGGCTCATCAACCTGATCAACAGCTACATCCCGGGCCTCATCGCCGCCGAAGGCGGGCTGTTCACGCCCGACCAGGTCACCGAGATCGCGACCTCGAGCGCGGGGGTGCTCGGGATCACGGGTGCGATCGCGCTCGGGACGCTCATCTGGACCGCCATCGGGTTCGTGACGTTCGCGCGCCGCGCGGTGCGCGACATCTTCGGCCTGCCGCCCGACCTGCGCAGCTACGTGTACCTGAAGGCCCGCGACTTCCTCGGCGCGATCTTCTTCGCCCTCGCCCTCGTGCTGGGTTTCGCCGCAACCTCGATCGGCACGTGGGCCCTCCACTTCATCTTCGGCCTGTTCGGCTGGAACGACGCCTCAGGCTGGTACGTCGGCGCGACCCGGGTGGGCACCATCGTGATCTCGCTGGCGATCTTCTCGGCTGCGCTCGGCGGGCTCATCCGCTTCCTGACCGGCACGAAGCTCCCCTGGCGACGCATCGTGCCGGGCGCGGTGCTCGGCGGTGCGGCGATCACCGTGCTGCAGCTGTTCACCGGCTGGCTGTTCGTCTACACGCCGACCAACGCCCTCCTCGCGACCTTCGCCATCTTCGTGGGGCTGCTGCTGTGGTTCCGCATCATCGGCATCATCATGCTCGTCGCCGCCGCGTGGGTGGCGGTCAGCGCCGACGACGAGGACATCCCGCTCCTGCCGCAGACCGAAGCCGAGCGACTGGCCGCCGAGCACGCGGCGCTGCTCGTCGCCGCCCAGGTGCGACTGCGCACCGCGCAGGAGGCGGCGACCAGTGCGCCGTGGCACCGGCAGTGGATGGCCGCACGCGCGGTGCGCGAGGCGGCGGCGGAGCTCTCCGAGGTCGAGGCCGCGACGCCCCCCGACCGGCCGAAGGGCTCGTCGCTGTTCGAGTGA